AGGAACAAATCTCACTGTAATCATCGTTAATAATGCAACTTTCGGTGAAATCCTTGAAAACAAATATAAAAATTTATGACTTGATATAATATCATTGTAAGATGCAAACGTAAACATAATCGCAACTAATAATAATCCCATTACTAGTCCAAACATAATCGCCTCAAGCTTAATACGACTATCACCTAACCAAAATAACGTAGTTCGACCTCTATGTGTGAATAACGAATTAAATAAAATCACCATAAAAAAGAAAACGATTGTGCTCGGTAATATCTTTCTTATCTTTCCGCTATTCCCTTGCATTATATTTATAATAACAATTAATATAATTGCTCCAATTAAAAAAAGAGGATGAAGACACATCATACATAGTATCATCACCCCGATATAATAGAAAAAATTCACAAAAGGATGTAAAGAAGAAAAACTTATTTTCATAGTCCTTTACCGAATGCCTTTCTTATTTTAATACATACACCCACTCAATTATATCTCCTGGTTTTACTGTAACTACACCAGCACTACGGTTTGGAAATGCACCGTTCACACGATATTTCCACCCACTAGTCGCAGTAACACCTTTTTCATATAAATCATTAATACCTTTTACATAAATACTATCTTTTGATCCACTTGCATCAACATCTAATCCTGTACTCTGCAACACTTTATAAACAGTATCGCCTTCTTGTACATCAACCTTTTTCGCACCTAATAAGTATCCTTCATGACCTTTTACTGAGATAGTGACTTGTTTTGCTTGTGGTTCTGGTTTTTGTATTGTATTTGATTCTGGTTTCGATTCTTGCGGATTCGGAACAGTTACTTGTTGTTGCCCTTTATTTGGATCTACTTTTTGCTCCTGCTTTGGCGTTTCTTTCGGCTGATTAACAACCTTCGCTTCTTCTTTTACTTCTTGTGCTTTCGGTTGCTGTTGTTTCTCTTCTTGTGCTTTTTGCTGTTCTGGTTGTTTAGTAGCGGCAAGTTGTTCCTGAGGTTTCTCTTCTTTCTTTACTTCAGGCTGTTCCTGTGGCTGTTCCTCTTTCGGCTTCTCTTCTACTTTTTGTTCTTGTTTCTCTTTCTGCTCTTCTTGCTGCTTCGGCTCCGGTTCAGCTTGTTTCTCTTCCGGTTTCGGTTTTTCTTGTTTTGCTACCTCTTCTTGTTTTGGTTCTATTTTCTTCTCAGGCTTTACAGCTGCCTCTTCACATCCAGCAAGTAGCCCGAGCGAAAGCATTAAAGAAATGAACCACTTCATCTTACTCATGTTCTCTCTCACCTTTCATATAAAAATTAGGAGCAAATCATTGCTCCTAATTTTTGTTAAGCTGCTTTACGTCTCCATAATACATATGCAGAAGCAATACATAATACACCCATACCTACTTCTGTAGCTGCACTATGAGAAGATGCTCCTGTTTTTGGTAGCCTGCTACCGTTTCCGGATTTTTTATTTTTAACCGGTTCGTTATCTACAACAACTTTTACAGTTTCATCTTTTGTTTCTTGTTGTACTTGTTTTTGTTCTTCTGTAACTTCTTTATCTACTACATTATTTTCCGGTTCGACTACCTTTTCTGGCTCTTCAATCGGTTTCGGCTTAATTACTTCATCAACGACTACATTAGACCAAGCATAAATAGACTTACCGATATCTTTAAATTGAAGCAACGCTAAAAGAGCTTGCTCTGTAGCCATTCCACTACCGTTTTGATCACTTGGTAACCATTTGAATTCACCATTTGGAAGCTGATATGACAGCAGACTTTGCACTGCCTTATGAAGGCGATTTTGATCTATATCTTTAACAAGTGATAATCCAATAATCGCTTGCGCAGTACTATTCGAATTTTCTTTTCCATCAGCAGAAAAACCGCCATTTTTTAGTTGTTCGTTATATAAATACGCAACAGCTTTTTGTACAGCTGGTTTCACATCTGGTCGATCTTGATAAGGAGCTAATGCTGATAAAACCATACCTGTTACATCAACGTTACTTGCACTATCTTTACTACCTGCACTATCATAAGTCCAGCCACCATCCGTATGCTGAGTGTTTAAAAGCGCTTCTACTAAAGCAACTCGATTCCATTTTGATTCAACTGGAATCTCATATTTCTTCGTATCAAATGCAAGTAAAGCAAATGTATAACCTGTAACAGAATTCACCTTATCTGATTCATACAATTTTTGAACTAAGTTATGTCCGCCTACCTTTTTAGGGTCTGCATTCATTGCATTCATCATAATAATCGTTCTAGCTAAATCTGTTGCTGAAAAACGATTAATACGCTTTTCCACTTTTTCTGTTACTGCCTTAACATAATTTAATTGCGCCTCAATTGGTATATTCTTTCCAGAACGAGAAAGGCCTAATGCTACCCAATCACTTTCAATTCCATCTTGTAACATCTTTTCAGACGTTTTAGAAATTGCTTCGTTTACTTGTGTTGCTGCAACTCGAATGTTCTCTTGCTTTGGTTGTTCTGTTGTTCCACCTGGCGTTTTACCGTCTTGACCTTCTGGTTTATTCCCATCTGGTGTTTTACCATCTTGACCTTCTGGTTTGTTCCCATCTGGTGTTTTACCATCTTGACCTTCTGGTTTGTTCCCATCTGGTGTTTTACCATCTTGACCTTCTGATTTGTTCCCATCTGGTGTTTTACCATCTTGACCTTCTGGTTTTGTTTCGTCAGTTTTGCCACCGTTAGGATCTTCTATTTTACAAGTTCCAATCTTATCTAACGTTTCTTTCAATGTTTCTTGGCTCATATTGCTCCAGTCTGAAACGAAACGGAATACAACAACGTCTCCAGACTCTAATTTATAACTATCTGCTCCAACTTCTGCAGATTTATCATTTACATCGTACATCCAACCGCTTGTGTCCCCAGCCATTAAGCCATCAATGCCTTTTACATATGTTCCAAACGACATTGTTTCAGATGTTACTTTGTCCCCCATGACTTTTTGTAGCAAACTTAAAGCTGTTTCCCCATCTTCAATTTGCTCTTCTTTCGGACATAACATAATACCCTTTTGTGATTCGCCAATAATTGCAAGTTTTGCTGTATTTCCTTCAGCAAACGTAATATGTACCGTATTCGCAAAAGAAACAAATACAAGTGTAACTGCCATTAACGACGTAAGCAGCCATTTTCTTAATATTACCATCCCAAAATTTCCTCCCTTACTACCATTTACACAAAAAAAGGCCCTTCAAGGGCGTGCGATTGACACTCTCTTTTTGTAAGTGTCGAACAAAAATGCACAACACCTCCTACCCGCATAATTCGCGGCTATATTTGTATAGGAAAAATAATTTCGTTTATGAATGTATCATTGTGATAACATTCACTTTTCTAGGCAAAACTAACTTCCATTCAAGTTATCGTAAAAACGATAAACCCATACATTCTGTAAATTTTAAATTTCTGTATTATTTTACTATTGACAAAGAATTTTGTCCATGCTTTATCGGATTTATTTTCTAAGAATACTAACTTTCTAACCTCCTAACTATGCAAACTCTTTTCACTAATAATAACGCCATCCTCATCAACATAAACATATTCATTTGGCTTCCATTCCACTTTTCCAAATTGCAATGAAATATTTCGTTCTCCTTTTCCCTCTTTTACACTTCTATTTGGCATCGTCCCTAACGCTAAAATACCAATATTAATATTTTTCAGTTCACTAGAATCACGAACATATCCATTTACAATAATCCCTGCCAGTTTTCTTTCTTCTGCAATAGCTGCCAAATTATCGCCGAGTAACGCACAATTAGTAGAGGCTCCTCCATCAACAACTAATACCGTTCCTTCTGGCAATGTTTGCAATCCCTCTTTCACTAGTACATTATCATCTTTCACTTTTACCGTTGCAATTTTTCCATAAAATTGTTCTTTCTTCCCAAAAGACCGAAAAGACTGGCGACATATTTGTAATTCACTTTCAAACTCATCACACAGATCCGTAGTTTTCCACATCTTTTTCCCTCTTTTCCTTTTTATCCTTCTATTCCTCAGCTGCGGGATGTCCCCCACTGATTAACGTTTCACCCTATATAACATATTCTTGGATTTTTTTCGTTTCCCTGTCTCATGTTGCAATAATTTGTATGCGAGGGAAAAGTTATGTACAAATATAGGTTGTAGAAACTTAAACTATTGCCTTAAGGAGAAAGCTTTATTATAATCTATTTCACAGATAAAATTCAGAATGTTTAAAATTAATATAGTGAAAAAAGGAGGGATTTCATGCAATTACAAACTGAGACGAAAAAACAGCCTAGTCAATCAAAATTTAAAATGCCTGATGCATATGTACTTCTATTTTTTATTGCTTTACTTTGCGCTATTGCTACTTATTTTGTTCCCGCTGGAGAGTTTAAAAGGGTTCCAAACGGCACTGTTACAACAACAATACCAGGAAGTTACCATTCTGTTCCACAATCGCCTGTAGGGTTTGTTTCCTTTTTTACCGCTATTGAAAAAGGAATGACACTTGCTGCTCCTATCATCTTTTTAATTTTATTTACAGGCGGTGCCATTGCAATTCTTGAAAAAACAGGTGCTCTTGACGGTCTAATCTATCATGTTATTAACAAATTTCGTAATCAGCAATTACTTTTCATTTGTATTGTCGCAGCACTCTTTTCCATTCTTGGAACGACTGGCATTATCGTTAACTCAGTTATCGGTTTTATCCCCATTGGTATCATCGTTGCACGCACATTAAAATGGGACGCTATCGTCGGCGTAGCAATTATCTATTTAGGCACTTATGCTGGTTTTAATGCTACTATTTTATCTCCCTCACCTTTAGATATTTCACAAAAAATCGCAGAACTTCCGATGTTTTCAGGGATTGGTTTACGTATAGCAATCTATATATCTTTTTTACTTGCTACCATTCTTTATATTCATTGGTATGTAAAACGCTTAAAGAAATCGAATAAAGGAAGCATGCTTGGAGACAACTGGTTTCCAAGTAATGCTCTTTCAAGTGGAGAAGAAACGCAGAAAACAGAAGTTCCTTGGACAATGCGTCATAAGTTAATTTTACTCGTTTCAGCTTTATCATTAATTGTATTTTTAATAGGTGCTTTTCGGCTACATTGGACGGATGCAGAAATGACCGCTACTTTTATTTTCATAGCAATTGTAGCGGGAATGATAGGTGGTATGAAAGCAAACGATATCGCCTCTACTTTTCTAACAGGCTGCCAAAAACTTATATACGGTGCGTTAATCGTCGGAATGGCCCGCTGTATTTCAGTCATTTTAGAACAAGGAAAATTGCTGGACACAATCGTTAACCAACTAGCGCAGGCTCTCGAAGGACAAAGCCCTGTATTTGGCGTTCTTGGTATGTATGTAAGTAGTGCTGCATTACATTTCCTCATTTCATCAGGGACAGGTGAATCTGTTATTTTCATTCCGATATTAGCTCCATTAGCTGATTTCATGCACATTACACGCCAAGTTACAGTACAGGCTGTTATGCTTGGAGAAGGTGTAGTAAATTGCTTAAATCCAACTTCAGGTGTTTTAATGGGCGTTCTCGCAGCGAGCGGCATTTCTTACGGAAAATGGATTCGATTCATGGCTCCACTTGCACTCATTTGGTTTATCATTGGACTTGTTTTTCTTATTGTTGGAGTGAATATTGAGTGGGGGCCATATTGAAAAATTCATCACATACTTAACTTGATGAACAAACAATAACCCTTCCTAAAAGCATCGCTTCTCCATCGATTATGACACGAAAATATAAGATAACATTTCACCCAATGAAGCAATTAGAGAAATGGATTGCTATCGGGATTCTATTTACTACAGTAAAAACATCTATACTATTCTATTCTCCTCACCAATCCTATGCAAACCATTTATTCTAGCATAAATGTAAAAAGGGATTAATCATAATGATCAATCCCTTTCACTTTATCAAAGTATAATGTCACTAACAATTACACTAATAATTCTTTAAAAATCTTTACACAAAAACCTTAGTTCCAAATTTTATTTACCCATTCAGGATGATCAATAAAAGGATTACGATTATGTTGATATTTTGTAAAAATCACTTCATTACGCTTTCGCTCTAAATCATCGACAGGGTCTTGTTCATTCCATTTTAACAAAACAGATAGTTTCCCCATATATGGATCTTTATTGTTATTCACTTTTTCATTAAGCTCTAAATCTATTTCGCCGTTGTCTCCTTCATAACGAACAGCCATGTAAAATAGCATTCTAGCAATATCTCCTTTTACACTATCACGAGGTTCCCAAGAATCACTATCATATTTACATTCTGTCGCTTCTGAATGATTCACACCGCCATTATCAAAATCCAAATTTCCACGTGAACTATTTACAGATACATCCGTCGCTCTTAAATGATGCAAATCCGTTCCAGGTCCTGCAGCCGTTCCAAAATCACCGTGAGATTTTGCCCAAACATGCTCTCGGTTCCAGTTATTAACTCCTGAACCATTCGTAAATTTCCCTTGTGAACGCCCTGTATATAGGAGCAGAACATTATTTTTATTATTTGGATCTTCATCAGTATCTCTTAGCGCTTCCCAAACTGCATTGTATGATATCTTTGTGTGATTATCAATAATATTATGCAGTTCCTTCTTTAATTCTAAACCCGTTTTTCCTATAGCATTATTATAATATGTATCGTCATAGTTTTTTACAGTAACCTCTTGTGTTGAAACCTTATCTACTTTCGGAGACGCAGAAACTACTTCACCATATGTCGTATCTATAAATGATAAAGATGCAGAACCTAAAATAAAAAATGAAGATAGCGTAACCATAGCAAGTTTTGTATTTCGGAACATCATATACCCATTTCCCCTTTAAAATTTAATTTGAATTCATTAATCAAAATCATTCTTTCTCAACCCATGAAATCTTTTAAAACTACATACTCATTTTCTCTCTATATAATAGAAAATCCTATTCAGCCTGTATAAATTTCCATGCTTTTGGTTTATCTGTTTTTCCTCCTAAAACAATCCACCTTTTCTCTTTACCATTTTCTTGATAATTTACTGGGTAACCGTCTGTATATAGGAAATATTCATCTGGATGATTCGGATTTGGATACACTTTAAACTGCGCAGTATTTGTTTTTCTCGTTGCAAGATGTACCCAATTTGTCATGTTAGAGTAATTTAGGAATACGTATTTATCATAGTTGGATTGGGTCATTTTTAACAATACACTTTCTCCCTTGTGAAGAATTCCATTATTATCATTATCAAATGCAAACTGAATCGGTGTACCATGAACTTTATTGTCATCCACTGGGTTAGATAATAGTGCATAATCATTAGAAGCATATACTTCATATGTTAAGCCTCTATTTAAAAACTCACTTGGTACGATGTAGTATTTTTTATTTTCTTGTATTGC
The DNA window shown above is from Bacillus clarus and carries:
- a CDS encoding DUF4430 domain-containing protein yields the protein MVILRKWLLTSLMAVTLVFVSFANTVHITFAEGNTAKLAIIGESQKGIMLCPKEEQIEDGETALSLLQKVMGDKVTSETMSFGTYVKGIDGLMAGDTSGWMYDVNDKSAEVGADSYKLESGDVVVFRFVSDWSNMSQETLKETLDKIGTCKIEDPNGGKTDETKPEGQDGKTPDGNKSEGQDGKTPDGNKPEGQDGKTPDGNKPEGQDGKTPDGNKPEGQDGKTPGGTTEQPKQENIRVAATQVNEAISKTSEKMLQDGIESDWVALGLSRSGKNIPIEAQLNYVKAVTEKVEKRINRFSATDLARTIIMMNAMNADPKKVGGHNLVQKLYESDKVNSVTGYTFALLAFDTKKYEIPVESKWNRVALVEALLNTQHTDGGWTYDSAGSKDSASNVDVTGMVLSALAPYQDRPDVKPAVQKAVAYLYNEQLKNGGFSADGKENSNSTAQAIIGLSLVKDIDQNRLHKAVQSLLSYQLPNGEFKWLPSDQNGSGMATEQALLALLQFKDIGKSIYAWSNVVVDEVIKPKPIEEPEKVVEPENNVVDKEVTEEQKQVQQETKDETVKVVVDNEPVKNKKSGNGSRLPKTGASSHSAATEVGMGVLCIASAYVLWRRKAA
- a CDS encoding endonuclease I family protein, translated to MMFRNTKLAMVTLSSFFILGSASLSFIDTTYGEVVSASPKVDKVSTQEVTVKNYDDTYYNNAIGKTGLELKKELHNIIDNHTKISYNAVWEALRDTDEDPNNKNNVLLLYTGRSQGKFTNGSGVNNWNREHVWAKSHGDFGTAAGPGTDLHHLRATDVSVNSSRGNLDFDNGGVNHSEATECKYDSDSWEPRDSVKGDIARMLFYMAVRYEGDNGEIDLELNEKVNNNKDPYMGKLSVLLKWNEQDPVDDLERKRNEVIFTKYQHNRNPFIDHPEWVNKIWN
- a CDS encoding energy-coupling factor transporter transmembrane component T, with product MKISFSSLHPFVNFFYYIGVMILCMMCLHPLFLIGAIILIVIINIMQGNSGKIRKILPSTIVFFFMVILFNSLFTHRGRTTLFWLGDSRIKLEAIMFGLVMGLLLVAIMFTFASYNDIISSHKFLYLFSRISPKVALLTMITVRFVPLFIRRLKKITLVQKTKGVQVDSGSIVERVKNGMQLLQVLLICSLEDALQTADSMQARGFGVTKRTTYIRYRMERRDWYMLSYLSILFIAAVIVSNYGGGKLIIYPKVESILFQQYDGMMFVLFTLFISLPIIMEGREWVWWRMQK
- a CDS encoding DUF4430 domain-containing protein, yielding MSKMKWFISLMLSLGLLAGCEEAAVKPEKKIEPKQEEVAKQEKPKPEEKQAEPEPKQQEEQKEKQEQKVEEKPKEEQPQEQPEVKKEEKPQEQLAATKQPEQQKAQEEKQQQPKAQEVKEEAKVVNQPKETPKQEQKVDPNKGQQQVTVPNPQESKPESNTIQKPEPQAKQVTISVKGHEGYLLGAKKVDVQEGDTVYKVLQSTGLDVDASGSKDSIYVKGINDLYEKGVTATSGWKYRVNGAFPNRSAGVVTVKPGDIIEWVYVLK
- the rraA gene encoding ribonuclease E activity regulator RraA: MWKTTDLCDEFESELQICRQSFRSFGKKEQFYGKIATVKVKDDNVLVKEGLQTLPEGTVLVVDGGASTNCALLGDNLAAIAEERKLAGIIVNGYVRDSSELKNINIGILALGTMPNRSVKEGKGERNISLQFGKVEWKPNEYVYVDEDGVIISEKSLHS
- a CDS encoding YfcC family protein codes for the protein MQLQTETKKQPSQSKFKMPDAYVLLFFIALLCAIATYFVPAGEFKRVPNGTVTTTIPGSYHSVPQSPVGFVSFFTAIEKGMTLAAPIIFLILFTGGAIAILEKTGALDGLIYHVINKFRNQQLLFICIVAALFSILGTTGIIVNSVIGFIPIGIIVARTLKWDAIVGVAIIYLGTYAGFNATILSPSPLDISQKIAELPMFSGIGLRIAIYISFLLATILYIHWYVKRLKKSNKGSMLGDNWFPSNALSSGEETQKTEVPWTMRHKLILLVSALSLIVFLIGAFRLHWTDAEMTATFIFIAIVAGMIGGMKANDIASTFLTGCQKLIYGALIVGMARCISVILEQGKLLDTIVNQLAQALEGQSPVFGVLGMYVSSAALHFLISSGTGESVIFIPILAPLADFMHITRQVTVQAVMLGEGVVNCLNPTSGVLMGVLAASGISYGKWIRFMAPLALIWFIIGLVFLIVGVNIEWGPY